GGGTAACCTTAAAAAAATGACCTCTCCATCTAACTTCCTAGACTTACTCCAATTCATGGCTTATAACATTAATGTTAGACTTCTTCAAAACACTGGGCTAATAAAATCCAGGCACATATTAagtgcttaattttattttttattacaaaactgACAAATATGAAATGCTCACTGTGCACACAGTCTATGAATTGTCATGAAAACAATGACTGAACATGccccaaagagaaactgcattaTTAACCGTCTGCACATTTTTTGGAAAGCATTGTACTTCAATAGTTTCTGGCATGTTCCAGTGTCTACAACTGGAGGCTAAATTTCATGAGCAATGGGTGAAATACCCAATAAcgcttgtggattttttttttctctgtgcacATGGGGTGGGGTTAAACGTACTTTGCCATGTTCCTGATGCAGCCtttataaaattaacataaaaataaatgtttaagcagaatggttttcaacctgtgttcCACAGaaccctgggggtctgcagactgtcttaagatttctaaaggggttcagacctccatttgaaattttttaggggtccacaaatagaaaaaggttgaaaactacgGGTATAATGTAACCTAAGGGCCCAAGCCTACAGACACAAATGGACATAGCCCCAGTCCTGCACTGTGATCCAAGCATGTTTACTGCTGCACCGACACTGAGCCCCATCTATTTCAGTGGTACACCATATGAGTACAGCAGTCTGCTCACCTGACTTGCAGTGTAAGATCCAGACATTATGGAGTTAGGCATTCAGCGATTTAAAAAATCCCGCTAGATACTATTTtcgtctttaggtgcctaaagctagTCCTTTTAGTTTTATTTGGCTCTTTTGTAGGGCTAAATTCTCTTTGTATGTAATCTAACTGAATTGAATCTGATTGTTTGTGCAagtaaggcaaacaggatttGGTCCTAATTCAAGAATGTGTCTCAGAGATTTTCTTGCATGTAAATTCACAGGCAGAAGTGTCTTTAACACAATTAGTTTCAATTAATGATTCACAAGAAAGCTAAAAATAGTATTTTAGCTGATTTAGACTTCTAAAAGGATGGAATCTTTGAGAGAACTACTAAACAATGTAAGTTTAAATAACCTTTGTTACTTGCAAGGAATATGTCAGATGGGTGTGGCCTATATAGTTGTTAATTTTTAAACTGAAGACAGCTGTACAAGGAGACTTGTTAGTAAGTATTGTAGATCTCCACAGCTGTGCTAATATGGACATAACTATTCTTAGCACAagcactgtttttgtttgttttgtttttcaaatcttGGAGCCTTAATTTTTACAAATTATATACATAAATTAAGGGTCCAAAGATTTCAAAAACAGTGCTTGTGCTAAGAATAATTGTAGGGCATTGTGTCTCAAATAGGATTTAgtttatgggcttttttaaaagGTTACTGTGCACAGGAGAGGTGGGATTTTTCATGGGCAGAGGAAAAAGATAAAGACAACGTAACTTTAAAAGTTTGTGTCCTTTTTTGCTTCCTTATTgtggcttttaaaaaatctgccaagatgggttattgttttttttttcctgtttatgaaAATCAGGTATTATCATCCCGGTCTCTTCTAGAGGACTCTGTAAACCACTTTGAAACTAATAGAATTATGACATCACAAGAAACTGAAATCTGAGTAAACtcctatttaattaaaaattctgaCAAACATGTGAAGGAAAACCCCTTTGTTAACATACACTCAACACTCCTGCCATTTCAACAGAACTATGTGAAAGCCCTCACACTTGTCCTTTGATTCTCCAGCAAAAACAGAGGAGGCCAGATTTGATATTTCtgcttttaaacattaaaaaaacaaacaacatacaagcttaatttttttgcttcctttttatATCCTTATGAAGCAAAAAGGGACAAAGACACTTTTTCCCCCTGTTTGcaaataatctttaaaaaatcTGCTTGTTTTAATTTATGAAAAATATAGAAACTGCACCCCTCTTTGCATTTAGACACCCAGAGAAGTTTGTCATTTTTTTGCAGTTAGTTGATTAATGTATCTGAACTGAAGTTTTTATTCCTGTATGACTAGTACTGATATGTTACATGGTTTTAATTATGCCCATGCCCATACCCATATGCAGAATATCTAGTAAACGAGTGACAACATTAACTAGATTAGTTAATTGTCTCTTTTATGAACTATGGATAGTGTCCCTATCAGATCCCTCTCCTCCACATTCCTAGCAGTGCATTCAAGATAGTTAGAGGTTCTTTAGGACATATCTGGAAATGTATTATTGCttttgagtaaaattttcaaaggctctAAGTACCACCCCGGGCAAAAAAGCCGCCCCCCCGCccgggagcgcagcaggggagggcggagagcctggccaggGCCCCACTCTTCCCGgctggccagagcgccagggggagggtggtgagcccagCCGCGACGCcgccctccaggtgccgccccaagcacaagccgGCCCTGATCTTACTCACTGAGGCATTTGTGAACATTTTGCCTCTTACCTCTTTCTATACAGATTTGAGGGGGGAGATGACCAGTGTCAAAATTATTCAGAGTGGCAATTTCTGGTTAAATTTACAGACATGAAAATATGTTATCAAATCAAAGCATACCCTGAAGAAAACATCTTTCCTTAATTATATATTGCATATTGACAGAAGGCAGGTAGATTGGTTCATTGTGAGTTAAATTTTAGTTGCTTGGTTCAACTTTTTAAACTATGAATCAAGCATGTTTTCATAGTATGGATTTTTCCACTCAACTGCATAGACTATGGTTTACAGGTACAAGCATGATGTATTcagaaaaaattgtaaaaattctGGACTTTGAGGATTACTGCGAACCATTTTATCCCAGGCATTGTATACTACATGCATGAATGTATGCATGTGCATGAAACTTTGTTCAGAAAGTGTTGTATCAATATTTCATTCTTGGTTCCTTTCAGAATCAACTCAAACTGGGAAAAAGTGTGTGTCCACACACAAGAAACAGAGTGTGATGTTActgataaactggagaaggtaAAAGATACCTATACGGCACACATAGTGTCTGAAATGCTTTCTGGGACAGAAAAGTTTGAGGAGCCACCTTATGCAATCTCCCCAAAATTCACACCTTACAATCAGAGTAAGTAGGATTGCCTAGTAATAGTCTGTTAtcacatcactttttttttttatatcaccCCAATTAATTCAATGGGGCTTGGATTGAGCCTAGTTTTTCTGTTTAGGTTCTTGCTCTTGTGATGCTTGACCACCTTTTAGCTGTAACTGAAGTCTTTCCCACTGCAGGGGACTTCATAAGACCTCATGCACCACTTTATCTCTTAACACAGGATTTAAGTGGTGCCTAGAGCTTTGTGTGAGCCCCATGCACTATGTTGAAATTTTATTAATATGCATTGACTGTGCCAGTCACTGTGTTACACAGGCACTGTGTTTAAACCTGGTAAAGTAGAGAGATTGTGTGgggagtgtatttttttttttttgaggtggtGATAGAGAATGTTGTGTGAAAAGGATATTTGCCAATAAAGTTTTTCCTATGCCTGGAattctaaaaatgtttttatgtttGCATTAGCTAAAATTGGAACACCAGGGATTCAAACTTATGAACTAACTGACTCCAAGCTGAAAGTGTTGGTTGAAGATCCACTTACACCATACAGATTTCCCAATAAAAGCTTTAAAAGTatcagagagatttttaaaaatgacctgGAATATACACTCTATTATTGGAAagatcaaagtacaggaaaggtAAGCCCTTATTTTCAACTTCCTATACCTCTAATTTTGCATGTTTTATAGTTACAAAACTTCTGTGCTATTGAGAGCTAAAACTTTTACAAAGAATGTCTtgaatgtgtttttctttctttatacatAGAAAGAGGCAACGACAAAAAGTAATCAGTTTGAAATAAGCATTGACAAAGGGGAGAACTACTGCTTCTTTGTACAGGCAACTATTCTCTCTCGCAGAGAGAACCGCAAAAGTCAAGAAAGCAAGGTGAAGTGTACCAGTGATCAGATAGACGGCTTGGCTGGTACGTATCTGGTGAAACAAGTAAATAGACTGTTTTTCTTGCTGTCTCTTGCATTCCAaccaaaaaaaattctcattctcTGTATGAAACATTGAGGTATACAAGTTTTATTGATTCTAGAACAAATGGCTTCCTGTTTAAATTACTATGGGCCGGTTTACCCCTCCCACATGGAAAACCCATGAGAAGAAATCTCCATGAGGTAATCTTCACTGAGATTTCTACCATATCAcaaaattgccattgacttcagtgggagctgttaggccaacactgagcgcTTTTGAACATCCCACCTTTGTCCACCATCCACAATTACCTGTtcaccttaaaaaaaagtttttcctcttTGGGTGGCCTGCATTGATGACTTTTCACTGAGATTTCAAATTGCCTCATCATTGGGCCTATatttttcttgtttcccttttcttGCCTTTGATAAATACTAGTTTACATATAATGAAATTTTCCCAACTAGTGGCCCAATAGTGAGTGCTTGCATAATGAAGCCTTTAGATACACATGCCAGCAAACTATGTAAGACTTAAAGTCAGTAGGAGCTGTCCATATATCTGAATGAGGCTAACTCCTGCTTTTTTCCTGTGCTCTAGTCATTTTCTCAAGTGCAGGTGATCttttaaggcaggggttctcaaactgggggtcgggacccctcagagggttgtgaggttattacatggggggttgcgagctgtcagcctccaccgcaaaccccactttgcctccagcattcataatggtgttaaatatattaaaaagtgtgtttaatttattgggggggtcgcactcagaggcttgctgtgtgaaaggggtcaccagtacaaaagtttgagaaccactgttttaaggTTTACTGTCCTTCAAGTTGTAACGCCCATAATCTTAACTGGTTTCCCCAAATTGTGTAAATTAAAAATGTGTCCAACCAGGCAAATATATAAGCTCTTTATCAAACAATGAAGAGGTCAGTGAGGGAATGGCACTGGGAAGGAGTCTTATCCATTGTGCCCTTTGATAGTAGTTGCTTTGAGGGGAACgggaggagggagggtgtgtgtatgtgtgtggggttgttttttggttatggggtgttttttgtttaagCATTATCCTTCATTGGTATCAAGACAAACATTTTACTTAAAATACCGTATATCAGGTTGTCAATCAGTGCTGTCAGCTCTCCCTTATGCTCCCTCCTCTTTCACAATAGGGAAATAATCTGtgcattttatattaataagCAGAAACCTTTTCTTCTCCCAAACCTTATTGTCCTCTCCCTACCATCCACAAAATAAACCGTTCCCTCAATACAGAATTTTCAATGTGATATCACAAAATACTTGAGTTCAGTAAACTTTGTCTAAACTGTTTTTGGTTTTGGCAGTTTAAAACCCTAGAATAAGTTTTTTGTTAGTGTACAAAACTGTTGCACAAGCATGACATTTATAGCTAtaactgagggcctgatcctttgAGGTTCAGAGTCCCTCATAGGAAGGGACCGGCTTCAAGGGGACCTGAATGGTTTTTGCACCTCATGGGAGGTATTCAATACCTTTGTAGGATTGGGACCCATGTTAGTTATGACATTAAGGTAAAGCAAATTACCACTATATAAAAATCTGTATGCACTGATGAGCTATTAATTCTTTGCttgctttttctctccccccaaccAGCGTATGGAACCGAAGTGTTTATTATCATAGCAGCTGTAGCCATTGTAATCCTCATTGCAATCATTGGCTTGTCTGTGACCCTGTATAAATGCAAGAAAACAAGAGctgcaaaggaaaaagaaaccaTGCCACTTACTGATGTTTAGGAAAAACATAAGAAGTGCCTTTTCTTACTACTTCAAATGCTGCTGCATTCCCAGACAAACACTTATGGTACTTGTGGGGAAAAAACTACTGTCTCTAAATATTATTAACCTTTACTTAAGTGTAAAGGAACACTTCCTGTTtctgtgaaactttttttt
This DNA window, taken from Trachemys scripta elegans isolate TJP31775 chromosome 8, CAS_Tse_1.0, whole genome shotgun sequence, encodes the following:
- the F3 gene encoding tissue factor; translated protein: MASALDALVAACGRALLLAALLSQLDPCSSNSEPSTAVNITWSSINFKTILQWQPVPTNYVYTVKISGINSNWEKVCVHTQETECDVTDKLEKVKDTYTAHIVSEMLSGTEKFEEPPYAISPKFTPYNQTKIGTPGIQTYELTDSKLKVLVEDPLTPYRFPNKSFKSIREIFKNDLEYTLYYWKDQSTGKKEATTKSNQFEISIDKGENYCFFVQATILSRRENRKSQESKVKCTSDQIDGLAAYGTEVFIIIAAVAIVILIAIIGLSVTLYKCKKTRAAKEKETMPLTDV